Genomic DNA from Pseudomonas fluorescens:
AGCTTGGTGTCAACTTGACCGAAGCCCAGCACGCGCAATTGCTGGGTTATCTGGCGTTGTTGATCAAATGGAACAAGGCTTACAACCTGACCGCCGTGCGCGATCCGGATGAAATGGTCTCGCGTCATTTGCTCGACAGCCTCAGCGTCATGTCCTTCATCGAAAACGGTCGCTGGCTGGATGTTGGCAGTGGCGGTGGCATGCCGGGCATCCCGCTGGCGATCCTGTTTCCCGACTCGCAAGTGACCTGCCTGGACAGCAACGGCAAGAAAACCCGCTTCCTGACCCAGGTCAAACTCGAACTCAAACTGGATAACCTGCAAGTTATCCACAGCCGTGTCGAAGCGTTCCAGCCTGCACAGCCTTTCAACGGGATCATCTCCCGGGCGTTCAGCAGCATGGAGAACTTCAGCAACTGGACGCGCCACCTGGGCGACGCCGATACGCGCTGGCTGGCAATGAAGGGCGTTCATCCGGCCGATGAGCTGGTAGCATTGCCGGCAGACTTCCACCTTGATAGCGAACACGCCTTGGCCGTACCCGGTTGCCAAGGCCAACGCCATCTGCTGATACTGCGCCGCACGGCATGATTGGGAACACAAGCAAGAATGGCTAAGGTATTCGCGATAGCGAACCAGAAGGGTGGTGTGGGCAAGACCACCACCTGTATCAACCTCGCAGCATCCCTGGTCGCGACCAAGCGCCGGGTGCTGTTGATCGATCTCGATCCACAGGGCAACGCCACCATGGGTAGCGGTGTGGATAAGCATGGCCTGGAAAACTCCATCTACGACGTCCTGATCGGCGAATGCGATCTGGGCCAGGCCATGCACTTCTCCGAACACGGCGGTTATCAACTGCTGCCGGCCAACCGTGACCTGACGGCGGCCGAAGTGGTGCTGCTGGAAATGCAGATGAAGGAAAGCCGCCTGCGCAGCGCCTTGGCGCCGATCCGGGAAAACTACGATTACATCCTGATCGACTGCCCGCCGTCGCTGTCGATGCTGACCCTCAACGCCCTGGTGGCGGCCGATGGGGTGATTATCCCCATGCAGTGCGAGTACTTCGCCCTCGAAGGCTTGAGCGACCTTGTGGATAACATCAAGCGCATCGCCGAACTGTTGAACCCGGACCTGAAGGTCGAAGGCCTGCTGCGGACCATGTACGACCCGCGCCTGAGCCTGATGAACGATGTGTCGGCCCAGCTCAAGGAACACTTCGGCGAGCAGCTCTACGACACGGTCATCCCGCGGAACATCCGCCTGGCCGAAGCACCCAGCTACGGCATGCCGGCCCTGGCCTACGACAAACAATCCCGTGGTGCGCTGGCCTACCTGGCCCTGGCGGGCGAGATGGTTCGCCGTCAGCGCCGTAACCCACGCACCGCTGCAGCCCAGCCAACTTAAGGAAACCCCATGGCCGTCAAGAAACGAGGTCTCGGACGTGGACTGGATGCACTGCTCAGTGGTCCCACTGTCAGTTCGCTGGAAGAGCAGGCCGTACAGGTCGATCAACGCGAGTTGCAACACCTGCCGCTGGACCTGATCCAGCGCGGCAAATACCAGCCGCGCCGGGACATGGATCCCCAGGCGCTGGAAGAATTGGCCCAGTCGATCAAGAGCCAGGGCGTGATGCAGCCGATCGTGGTCCGGCCGATCGCCAACGGGCGCTTCGAGATCATTGCCGGCGAACGTCGCTGGCGCGCCAGCCAGCAGGCCGGCCAGGAAACCATTCCGGCGATGGTCCGCGATGTGCCGGATGAAACCGCCATCGCCATGGCGCTGATCGAGAACATCCAGCGCGAAGACCTCAATCCGATTGAAGAAGCCGTGGCCCTGCAACGTTTGCAGCAGGAGTTCCAGCTGACCCAGCAACAAGTTGCCGAGGCGGTGGGCAAGTCCCGCGTGACCGTGGCCAATTTGTTGCGCCTGATTGCGTTGCCGGAAGTCATCAAGACCATGCTGTCCCATGGCGACCTGGAAATGGGTCATGCCCGGGCATTGCTCGGTTTGCCGGAAAATCAACAGGTTGAAGGGGCGCGACATGTTGTCGCACGCGGTCTGACTGTGCGCCAAACTGAAGCACTGGTTCGTCAGTGGCTGAGTGGCAAACCGGCCCCTGTCGAGGCACCCAAAACCGATCCTGATATCGCTCGCCTGGAACAGCGCCTGGCCGAGCGCCTGGGCTCTGCGGTGCAGATCCGCCACGGCAAGAAGGGCAAAGGGCAACTGGTGATTGGCTACAACTCCCTCGATGAGCTGCAAGGCGTCCTTGCACACATTCGCTGAAACAATTGCTCTTGTAGCGCGCAGTCGGAAATCACTACCTGGCAGTTGAATAGGGGCAGAACCGCCCCTATACTCTGCGCGCATTTTGTCGGCACAAATTATGCCAAGTTATTGAATTATGGCGGCCGACTATTGGAGAGCAAAAGCGATGGAAACCCGCACGCCAAACCGCTTGCCGTTCCATCGTCTGGCAGTTTTCCCGGTTTTGATGGCCCAATTCGCCGTTGTATTGATCGCCGCACTGGCGCTCTGGCAATGGAAAGGAGTCGTCGCCGGATACTCAGGGCTTTGCGGAGGCCTGATAGCCTTGCTTCCCAATATTTACTTCGCTCACAGGGCCTTTCGGTTTTCCGGCGCCCGAGCAGCCCAGGCTATCGTCCGGTCTTTTTATGCCGGCGAGGCGGGGAAACTGATTTTGACGGCAGTGCTGTTTGCATTGACGTTCGCAGGTGTGAAGCCACTGGCGCCGCTGGCTGTATTCAGCGTCTTCGTGCTGACCCAACTGGTTAGCTGGTTCGCTCCCCTGCTAATGAGAACAAGACTTTCGAGACCTTAGGGCGTTTGAGGCAACCATGGCAGAGACAACCGCTTCGGGCTATATCCAGCACCACTTGCAGAACCTGACCTTCGGTCAGCTACCCAACGGCGGCTGGGGCTTTGCCCACACCGCAGCAGAAGCCAAGGAAATGGGCTTCTGGGCTTTCCACGTCGATACCCTCGGCTGGTCGGTCGCATTGGGTCTGATCTTCGTTTTTCTTTTCCGCATGGCGGCAAAGAAGGCGACTTCCGGTCAGCCTGGTGCACTGCAGAACTTTGTTGAAGTACTGGTCGAATTCGTCGATGGCAGCGTGAAAGACAGCTTCCATGGCCGTAGCCCGGTGATCGCACCGCTGGCACTGACCATCTTCGTCTGGGTGTTCCTGATGAACGCCGTCGACCTGGTACCGGTTGACTGGATTCCTCAGCTGGCCATCCTTATCTCCGGCGATGCACACATCCCCTTCCGCGCCGTGTCGACCACCGACCCGAACGCGACTCTGGGCATGGCCTTCTCGGTCTTCGCACTGATCATTTTCTATAGCATCAAGGTCAAGGGCATCGGCGGCTTCATCGGCGAACTGACCCTGCACCCGTTCGGCAGCAAGAACATCCTGGTCCAAGCCCTGCTGATCCCGGTGAACTTCCTGCTCGAATTCGTGACCCTGATCGCCAAACCGATTTCTCTGGCACTGCGTCTGTTCGGCAACATGTATGCCGGCGAACTGGTGTTCATCCTGATCGCTGTGATGTTCGGCAGCGGCCTGCTGTGGCTCAGCGGCCTGGGTGTGGTCCTGCAATGGGCGTGGGCTGTGTTCCACATCCTGATCATCACCCTGCAGGCGTTCATCTTCATGATGTTGACCATCGTCTACCTGTCGATGGCGCACGAAGAAAACCATTAAGGCCAGTCTCGACTAGTCTGATGTCCTTCCCGGTCAAACGGGAAGGAGCCCGAACCGGGCTGAGAAACGATTTGTTTTACCGCTTTAATCTAAAAAACCTAAACCATACGACGTAAAAGTCGGGAGGAAAGATGGAAACTGTAGTTGGTCTAACCGCTATCGCTGTTGCACTGTTGATCGGCCTGGGCGCACTGGGTACCGCAATTGGTTTCGGCCTGTTGGGCGGCAAGTTCCTGGAAGGCGCAGCGCGTCAGCCAGAAATGGTTCCAATGCTGCAAGTCAAAATGTTCATCGTGGCCGGTCTGCTCGACGCCGTGACCATGATCGGTGTTGGTATCGCTCTGTTCTTCACCTTTGCGAACCCGTTCGTTGGTCAAATCGCTGGCTAATTACTCGGATGTCTCGAGTAGATTGGTGTGATGGACAACGTAACTGCGAGGTGTTGGCGTGAACATTAATGCGACCCTGATTGGCCAGTCCGTTGCGTTCCTGATTTTTGTACTGTTCTGCATGAAGTTCGTATGGCCTCCGGTCATTGCGGCATTGCACGAACGTCAAAAGAAGATCGCTGATGGTCTGGACGCTGCCAGCCGTGCAGCTCGCGACCTGGAGTTGGCCCATGAGAAAGTGGGTCAGCAACTGCGCGAAGCGAAAGCTCAGGCAGCTGAAATCATCGAGCAAGCCAAGAAACGCGGTACCCAGATTGTCGACGAAGCCCGTGAACAGGCTCGCGTCGAAGCTGACCGTGTGAAGGCTCAGGCTCAAGCCGAGATCGAACAGGAACTCAACAGTGTCAAAGACGCGCTGCGTGCCCAAGTGGGTGCTCTGGCCGTTGGCGGTGCTTCGAAGATCCTGGGTGCCACAATCGATCAAAACGCGCACGCAGAGCTGGTTAACCAACTGGCTGCTGAAATCTAAGCGAGGGCGATCATGGCAGAACTGACCACGTTGGCCCGACCTTACGCTAAGGCGGCCTTCGAGCACGCTCAGGCCCACCAGCAACTGGCCAATTGGTCAGCCATGCTCGGCCTGGCTGCAGCGGTGTCGCAAGACGACACCATGCAGCGCGTGCTCAAGGCCCCGCGACTGACGAGCGCAGAAAAGGCCGCCACGTTCATTGACGTGTGCGGCGACAAGTTCGATGCCAAGGCACAGAATTTCATTCACGTCGTTGCCGAAAACGACCGTCTCCTGCTTCTGCCGGAGATCGCCACTCTTTTTGACCTGTACAAGGCCGAGCAAGAGAAGTCGGTAGACGTGGAAGTGACCAGTGCTTTCGCATTGAACCAAGAACAGCAAGACAAACTCGCCAAGGTTCTCAGTGCACGACTCAACCGGGAAGTGCGCCTGCAAGTCGAGGAAGACAAGTCCCTGATAGGGGGCGTTGTAATCCGCGCCGGCGACCTGGTTATCGATGGCTCGATTCGCGGCAAAATCGCGAAACTTGCCGAAGCATTGAAATCTTGAGTTTGAAGGGGCAGCAGAGCAATGCAGCAACTCAATCCTTCCGAAATAAGTGAAATTATCAAGGGCCGCATCGACAAGCTCGATGTGACCTCCCAAGCCCGTAACGAAGGCACTGTCGTCAGCGTATCTGACGGCATCGTGCGGATTCACGGTCTGGCCGACGTCATGTACGGCGAGATGATCGAGTTTCCGGGCGGCGTCTACGGTATGGCCCTCAACCTGGAGCAAGACTCTGTAGGTGCTGTGGTATTGGGCGCGTACACCTCTCTGGCTGAAGGCATGAGCGCCAAGTGCACCGGCCGCATCCTCGAAGTTCCGGTTGGTAAGGAACTGCTGGGTCGCGTCGTCGACGCACTGGGTAACCCTGTTGACGGCAAAGGTCCGCTGAACAACACCGAGACCGACGCGGTCGAGAAAGTTGCTCCTGGCGTGATCTGGCGTAAGTCGGTAGACCAGCCTGTACAGACTGGCTACAAGGCTGTCGATGCCATGATCCCTGTCGGCCGTGGCCAGCGTGAGCTGATCATCGGTGACCGTCAGATCGGTAAGACCGCTCTGGCGATCGACGCGATCATCAACCAGAAGAACAGCGGCATTTTCTGCGTCTACGTAGCCATTGGTCAGAAGCAATCGACCATCGCCAACGTGGTTCGCAAGCTGGAAGAAAACGGCGCCCTGGCCAACACGATCATCGTGGCTGCCAGTGCTTCGGAATCTCCAGCGCTGCAATTCCTGGCACCGTACTCCGGTTGCACCATGGGTGAATTCTTCCGCGACCGCGGTGAAGACGCGCTGATCGTTTATGACGATCTGTCCAAGCAGGCAGTGGCTTATCGCCAGATCTCCCTGCTGCTGCGCCGTCCACCAGGCCGTGAAGCCTACCCAGGCGACGTGTTCTATCTCCACTCCCGTCTGCTGGAGCGCGCATCCCGCGTTTCGGAAGAGTATGTAGAGAAGTTCACCAACGGCGCAGTGACCGGCAAGACCGGCTCCCTGACCGCTCTGCCGATCATCGAAACCCAGGCTGGCGACGTTTCCGCGTTCGTTCCGACCAACGTGATTTCCATCACCGACGGTCAGATCTTCCTGGAATCGGCCATGTTCAACTCCGGGATCCGTCCTGCTGTGAACGCCGGTGTTTCGGTATCCCGTGTGGGTGGTGCCGCTCAGACCAAGATCATCAAGAAGCTGTCCGGTGGTATCCGTACCGCCCTGGCCCAGTACCGTGAACTGGCGGCATTCGCCCAGTTCGCTTCTGACCTGGACGAAGCGACCCGTAAGCAACTTGAGCATGGTCAGCGCGTTACCGAGCTGATGAAGCAGAAGCAATACGCACCGATGTCGATCGCTGACATGGCGCTGTCGCTGTATGCCGCTGAGCGTGGGTTCCTGACTGACGTTGAAATCGCCAAGGTCGGCAGCTTTGAACAAGCGCTGATTGCTTACTTCAACCGCGATCACGCCGACTTGTTGGCCAAGATCAACGTGAAGGGTGACTTCAATGACGAAATCGACGCGGGCATGAAAGCCGGTATCGAGAAGTTCAAGGCCACCCAAACCTGGTAAGCCGCAGCGGGAGTCGCAAGGCTCCCGCTTGCTAACCTGATAGGTGTTACATGGCAGGCGCAAAAGAGATTCGCAGTAAGATTGCGAGCATCAAAAGCACGCAAAAAATTACCAGCGCCATGGAAAAAGTGGCGGTCAGCAAAATGCGCAAGGCACAAATGCGCATGGCTGCTAGCCGCCCTTATGCGGAGCGCATCCGCCAGGTGATTGGTCATCTGGCCAACGCCAACCCGGAATATCGCCACCCGTTCATGATCGAACGCGCCATCAAGCGCGTCGGTTACGTCGTGGTGAGCAGTGACCGTGGTCTGTGCGGTGGCTTGAACACCAACCTGTTCAAGGCCCTGGTCAAGGACATGGCTGTAAACCGCGAACAAGGCGTCGAGATCGATCTGTGCGTGATTGGTAGCAAGGGTGCGGCTTTCTTCCGTAACTTCGGCGGCAACGTCGTCGCTGCTATCAGCCACCTGGGTGAAGAGCCGTCGATCAATGACCTGATCGGCAGTGTCAAGGTGATGCTGGATGCTTACCTGGAAGGCCGGATTGACCGTCTGTCCGTGGTATCCAACAAGTTCATCAACACCATGACGCAGCTGCCAACCGTGGAGCAATTGGTCCCACTGGTGGCGACCCCGGAACAGGAACTCAAGCACCACTGGGACTACCTCTACGAACCGGATGCCAAGGAGCTGCTCGACGGCTTGATGGTCCGCTACGTGGAGTCGCAGGTCTACCAGGCGGTGGTCGAGAACAACGCAGCTGAACAAGCAGCGCGGATGATCGCGATGAAGAACGCTACCGACAACGCCGGTGATTTGATCAGCGATTTGCAGCTGATCTACAACAAGGCGCGTCAGGCTGCGATCACCCAAGAGATCTCGGAAATCGTCGGCGGCGCTGCCGCGGTTTAACGGTTCAAATATTCAGAGGATCCAGCTATGAGTAGCGGACGTATCGTTCAAATCATCGGCGCCGTTATCGACGTGGAATTTCCACGCGACAGCGTACCGAGCATCTACAACGCGCTGAAAGTACAAGGCGCGGAAACTACCCTGGAAGTTCAGCAGCAGCTGGGCGACGGCATCGTTCGTACCATTGCGATGGGTTCTACCGAAGGCTTGAAGCGCGGTCTGGACGTTGTCGACTCTGGCGCTGCCATCTCCGTACCGGTCGGTAAAGCGACCCTGGGCCGGATCATGGACGTACTGGGTAACCCGATCGACGAAGCTGGTCCGATCGACACCGAAGAGCGCTGGGGCATTCACCGTCCTGCGCCATCCTTCGCTGAACAGGCAGGCGGCAACGACCTGCTGGAAACCGGCATCAAGGTTATCGACCTGGTTTGCCCGTTCGCCAAGGGCGGTAAAGTCGGTCTGTTCGGTGGTGCCGGTGTGGGCAAGACCGTAAACATGATGGAACTGATCCGTAACATCGCCATCGAGCACAGCGGTTATTCCGTGTTCGCCGGTGTGGGTGAGCGTACTCGTGAGGGTAACGACTTCTACCACGAGATGAAGGATTCCAACGTTCTGGACAAAGTGGCACTGGTCTACGGCCAGATGAACGAGCCGCCGGGAAACCGTCTGCGCGTAGCCCTGACCGGCCTGACCATGGCCGAGAAGTTCCGTGACGAAGGTAACGACGTTCTGCTGTTCGTCGACAACATCTACCGTTACACCCTGGCCGGTACCGAAGTATCCGCACTGCTGGGCCGTATGCCTTCGGCAGTAGGTTACCAGCCGACCCTGGCTGAAGAGATGGGCGTTCTGCAAGAACGTATCACTTCGACCAAGGAAGGTT
This window encodes:
- the atpB gene encoding F0F1 ATP synthase subunit A, translated to MAETTASGYIQHHLQNLTFGQLPNGGWGFAHTAAEAKEMGFWAFHVDTLGWSVALGLIFVFLFRMAAKKATSGQPGALQNFVEVLVEFVDGSVKDSFHGRSPVIAPLALTIFVWVFLMNAVDLVPVDWIPQLAILISGDAHIPFRAVSTTDPNATLGMAFSVFALIIFYSIKVKGIGGFIGELTLHPFGSKNILVQALLIPVNFLLEFVTLIAKPISLALRLFGNMYAGELVFILIAVMFGSGLLWLSGLGVVLQWAWAVFHILIITLQAFIFMMLTIVYLSMAHEENH
- a CDS encoding F0F1 ATP synthase subunit B, which produces MNINATLIGQSVAFLIFVLFCMKFVWPPVIAALHERQKKIADGLDAASRAARDLELAHEKVGQQLREAKAQAAEIIEQAKKRGTQIVDEAREQARVEADRVKAQAQAEIEQELNSVKDALRAQVGALAVGGASKILGATIDQNAHAELVNQLAAEI
- a CDS encoding ParB/RepB/Spo0J family partition protein, with amino-acid sequence MAVKKRGLGRGLDALLSGPTVSSLEEQAVQVDQRELQHLPLDLIQRGKYQPRRDMDPQALEELAQSIKSQGVMQPIVVRPIANGRFEIIAGERRWRASQQAGQETIPAMVRDVPDETAIAMALIENIQREDLNPIEEAVALQRLQQEFQLTQQQVAEAVGKSRVTVANLLRLIALPEVIKTMLSHGDLEMGHARALLGLPENQQVEGARHVVARGLTVRQTEALVRQWLSGKPAPVEAPKTDPDIARLEQRLAERLGSAVQIRHGKKGKGQLVIGYNSLDELQGVLAHIR
- a CDS encoding F0F1 ATP synthase subunit I, which codes for METRTPNRLPFHRLAVFPVLMAQFAVVLIAALALWQWKGVVAGYSGLCGGLIALLPNIYFAHRAFRFSGARAAQAIVRSFYAGEAGKLILTAVLFALTFAGVKPLAPLAVFSVFVLTQLVSWFAPLLMRTRLSRP
- a CDS encoding F0F1 ATP synthase subunit delta, which gives rise to MAELTTLARPYAKAAFEHAQAHQQLANWSAMLGLAAAVSQDDTMQRVLKAPRLTSAEKAATFIDVCGDKFDAKAQNFIHVVAENDRLLLLPEIATLFDLYKAEQEKSVDVEVTSAFALNQEQQDKLAKVLSARLNREVRLQVEEDKSLIGGVVIRAGDLVIDGSIRGKIAKLAEALKS
- the atpG gene encoding F0F1 ATP synthase subunit gamma — translated: MAGAKEIRSKIASIKSTQKITSAMEKVAVSKMRKAQMRMAASRPYAERIRQVIGHLANANPEYRHPFMIERAIKRVGYVVVSSDRGLCGGLNTNLFKALVKDMAVNREQGVEIDLCVIGSKGAAFFRNFGGNVVAAISHLGEEPSINDLIGSVKVMLDAYLEGRIDRLSVVSNKFINTMTQLPTVEQLVPLVATPEQELKHHWDYLYEPDAKELLDGLMVRYVESQVYQAVVENNAAEQAARMIAMKNATDNAGDLISDLQLIYNKARQAAITQEISEIVGGAAAV
- a CDS encoding ParA family protein, producing MAKVFAIANQKGGVGKTTTCINLAASLVATKRRVLLIDLDPQGNATMGSGVDKHGLENSIYDVLIGECDLGQAMHFSEHGGYQLLPANRDLTAAEVVLLEMQMKESRLRSALAPIRENYDYILIDCPPSLSMLTLNALVAADGVIIPMQCEYFALEGLSDLVDNIKRIAELLNPDLKVEGLLRTMYDPRLSLMNDVSAQLKEHFGEQLYDTVIPRNIRLAEAPSYGMPALAYDKQSRGALAYLALAGEMVRRQRRNPRTAAAQPT
- the rsmG gene encoding 16S rRNA (guanine(527)-N(7))-methyltransferase RsmG, producing the protein MVTSQHAEELSTGARQLGVNLTEAQHAQLLGYLALLIKWNKAYNLTAVRDPDEMVSRHLLDSLSVMSFIENGRWLDVGSGGGMPGIPLAILFPDSQVTCLDSNGKKTRFLTQVKLELKLDNLQVIHSRVEAFQPAQPFNGIISRAFSSMENFSNWTRHLGDADTRWLAMKGVHPADELVALPADFHLDSEHALAVPGCQGQRHLLILRRTA
- the atpD gene encoding F0F1 ATP synthase subunit beta; this translates as MSSGRIVQIIGAVIDVEFPRDSVPSIYNALKVQGAETTLEVQQQLGDGIVRTIAMGSTEGLKRGLDVVDSGAAISVPVGKATLGRIMDVLGNPIDEAGPIDTEERWGIHRPAPSFAEQAGGNDLLETGIKVIDLVCPFAKGGKVGLFGGAGVGKTVNMMELIRNIAIEHSGYSVFAGVGERTREGNDFYHEMKDSNVLDKVALVYGQMNEPPGNRLRVALTGLTMAEKFRDEGNDVLLFVDNIYRYTLAGTEVSALLGRMPSAVGYQPTLAEEMGVLQERITSTKEGSITSIQAVYVPADDLTDPSPATTFAHLDATVVLSRDIASLGIYPAVDPLDSTSRQLDPNVIGQEHYDTARGVQYVLQRYKELKDIIAILGMDELSEADKQLVSRARKIQRFLSQPFFVAEVFTGASGKYVSLKDTIAGFKGILNGDYDHLPEQAFYMVGGIEEAIEKAKKL
- the atpE gene encoding F0F1 ATP synthase subunit C, encoding METVVGLTAIAVALLIGLGALGTAIGFGLLGGKFLEGAARQPEMVPMLQVKMFIVAGLLDAVTMIGVGIALFFTFANPFVGQIAG
- the atpA gene encoding F0F1 ATP synthase subunit alpha, with product MQQLNPSEISEIIKGRIDKLDVTSQARNEGTVVSVSDGIVRIHGLADVMYGEMIEFPGGVYGMALNLEQDSVGAVVLGAYTSLAEGMSAKCTGRILEVPVGKELLGRVVDALGNPVDGKGPLNNTETDAVEKVAPGVIWRKSVDQPVQTGYKAVDAMIPVGRGQRELIIGDRQIGKTALAIDAIINQKNSGIFCVYVAIGQKQSTIANVVRKLEENGALANTIIVAASASESPALQFLAPYSGCTMGEFFRDRGEDALIVYDDLSKQAVAYRQISLLLRRPPGREAYPGDVFYLHSRLLERASRVSEEYVEKFTNGAVTGKTGSLTALPIIETQAGDVSAFVPTNVISITDGQIFLESAMFNSGIRPAVNAGVSVSRVGGAAQTKIIKKLSGGIRTALAQYRELAAFAQFASDLDEATRKQLEHGQRVTELMKQKQYAPMSIADMALSLYAAERGFLTDVEIAKVGSFEQALIAYFNRDHADLLAKINVKGDFNDEIDAGMKAGIEKFKATQTW